A single genomic interval of Carettochelys insculpta isolate YL-2023 chromosome 16, ASM3395843v1, whole genome shotgun sequence harbors:
- the TNFRSF13B gene encoding tumor necrosis factor receptor superfamily member 13B, which translates to MPLKCTRCKAMTNCTQHQYWDKLLCQCISCGVACNRPTVERCIAFCASMECSKQAGFYYDELLRNCINCSAVCGQHPSQCLPFCGNKPVTTSSTMAAQEQKPGSDQDQWLVVYLLLGLCLCTVICSLLLGWTHFKRRGTEVSCQPAPGTCHKREDSSKDHLVEAGSVGGGSTGSRVAEPVETCGFCFREQGPAMQETKPCHSPFYHLGARAAPSQAGIPSTGSAGAIPAPEDGHFKIICSPSQEKTLMT; encoded by the exons ATGCCTTTGAAGTGCACAAGGTGCAAGGCCATGACGAATTGCACACAGCATCAGTACTGGGACAAACTCCTGTGCCAATGCATCTCCTGCGGAGTTGCATGTAATCGGCCCACTGTGGAGAGATGCATTGCCTTCTGCG cctccaTGGAatgcagcaagcaagctggcttctACTATGATGAGCTCTTGAGAAACTGCATCAACTGCTCAGCCGTCTGCGGGCAGCACCCAAGCCAATGCCTCCCGTTCTGTGGCA ATAAACCGGTAACTACCTCATCCACAATGGCTGCTCAGGAGCAGAAACCAGGCAGTGATCAAGACCAATGGCTGGTTGTATACCTGCTACTGGGGCTCTGCCTTTGCACTGTGATCTGCTCTTTGCTGCTGGGCTGGACTCACTTCAAAAGGAGGGGAACGGAGGTCTcctgccagcctgcccctgggACCTGCCACAAGAGAGAGGATTCCTCGAAAG ATCACTTGGTGGAAGCAGGGAGTGTTGGAGGTGGATCCACTGGGAGCAGAGTAGCAGAACCTGTGGAAACCTGTGGCTTCTGCTTCCGTGAACAAGGGCCTGCCATGCAGGAGACCAAGCCATGTCACAGCCCTTTCTATCACCTTGGAGCAAGGGCAGCTCCGTCTCAGGCTGGGATACCCAGTACAGGAAGCGCTGGGGCTATCCCTGCCCCTGaggatggccatttcaaaatcatATGTTCTCCATCACAAGAGAAGACACTGATGACATGA